From the genome of Saccopteryx bilineata isolate mSacBil1 chromosome 6, mSacBil1_pri_phased_curated, whole genome shotgun sequence, one region includes:
- the KCNJ2 gene encoding inward rectifier potassium channel 2: protein MGSVRTNRYSIVSSEEDGMKLATMAVANGFGNGKSKVHTRQQCRSRFVKKDGHCNVQFINVGEKGQRYLADIFTTCVDIRWRWMLVIFCLAFVLSWLFFGCVFWLIALLHGDLDAPKESKACVSEVKSFTAAFLFSIETQTTIGYGFRCVTDECPIAVFMVVFQSIVGCIIDAFIIGAVMAKMAKPKKRNETLVFSHNAVIAMRDGKLCLMWRVGNLRKSHLVEAHVRAQLLKSRITSEGEYIPLDQIDINVGFDSGIDRIFLVSPITIVHEIDEDSPLYDLSKQDIDNADFEIVVILEGMVEATAMTTQCRSSYLANEILWGHRYEPVLFEEKHYYKVDYSRFHKTYEVPNTPLCSARDLAEKKYILSNANSFCYENEVALTSKEEDDSDNGVPESTSTDTPPDIDLHNQASVPLEPRPLRRESEI, encoded by the coding sequence ATGGGCAGTGTGCGAACCAACCGCTATAGCATTGTGTCTTCAGAAGAAGACGGCATGAAGCTAGCCACCATGGCGGTTGCAAACGGCTTTGGGAACGGGAAGAGCAAAGTCCACACCCGACAACAGTGCCGGAGCCGCTTTGTGAAGAAAGATGGGCACTGTAACGTTCAGTTCATCAACGTGGGCGAGAAGGGACAGCGGTATCTGGCCGACATCTTCACCACGTGTGTGGACATCCGCTGGCGGTGGATGCTGGTTATTTTCTGCCTGGCTTTCGTGCTGTCCTGGCTGTTTTTTGGCTGTGTGTTTTGGTTGATAGCTCTGCTCCATGGGGATCTGGATGCACCAAAAGAGAGCAAAGCTTGTGTGTCTGAGGTGAAGAGCTTCACGGCcgccttccttttctccattgagaCCCAGACCACCATCGGCTATGGTTTCAGGTGCGTCACGGACGAATGCCCGATTGCTGTTTTCATGGTGGTGTTCCAGTCCATCGTGGGCTGTATCATCGATGCCTTTATCATTGGCGCAGTCATGGCGAAGATGGCCAAACCgaagaagagaaatgagactCTTGTCTTCAGTCACAATGCTGTGATCGCTATGAGAGATGGCAAGCTGTGTTTGATGTGGCGAGTGGGCAATCTTCGGAAAAGTCATCTGGTAGAAGCACACGTTCGAGCCCAGCTTCTCAAATCTAGAATTACTTCGGAAGGGGAGTACATCCCCCTGGATCAAATAGATATCAATGTTGGGTTTGACAGTGGAATTGACCGTATATTTCTGGTGTCCCCAATCACTATAGTCCATGAAATCGATGAAGACAGCCCTTTATATGACTTGAGTAAACAGGACATTGACAATGCAGACTTTGAAATTGTTGTGATACTGGAAGGCATGGTGGAAGCCACTGCCATGACCACACAGTGCCGTAGTTCATACCTGGCAAACGAAATCCTTTGGGGTCACCGCTATGAGCCCGTCCTCTTTGAAGAGAAGCATTACTATAAAGTGGACTATTCAAGGTTCCACAAGACTTATGAAGTACCCAACACACCCCTTTGTAGTGCCAGAGACTtagcagaaaagaaatatatcctCTCAAATGCGAATTCATTTTGCTATGAAAATGAAGTTGCCCTCACAAGCAAAGAGGAAGATGACAGTGACAATGGTGTTCCAGAAAGCACAAGTACGGACACACCTCCTGATATAGACCTCCACAATCAGGCAAGCGTACCTCTAGAGCCCAGGCCCTTACGGCGAGAATCGGAGATATGA